The following proteins come from a genomic window of Pseudochaenichthys georgianus chromosome 17, fPseGeo1.2, whole genome shotgun sequence:
- the LOC117462394 gene encoding ras-related protein Rap-2b-like produces MREYKVVVLGSGGVGKSALTVQFVTGSFIEKYDPTIEDFYRKEIEVDSSPSVLEILDTAGTEQFASMRDLYIKNGQGFILVYSLVNQQSFQDIKPMRDQIIRVKRYERVPMILVGNKVDLEGEREVSSGEGKALAQEWSCPFIETSAKNKGSVDELFAEIVRQMNYSTVPSGGNQCCSCVLL; encoded by the coding sequence ATGAGGGAGTACAAAGTGGTTGTTTTGGGCTCGGGTGGAGTCGGGAAATCCGCGCTGACTGTCCAGTTCGTGACGGGCTCCTTCATCGAGAAGTACGACCCGACGATAGAGGATTTCTACCGGAAGGAGATCGAGGTGGACTCGTCTCCGTCCGTGCTGGAGATCCTGGACACGGCGGGGACCGAGCAGTTCGCCTCCATGCGAGACCTGTACATCAAGAACGGCCAGGGCTTTATTTTGGTGTACAGCCTGGTGAACCAGCAGAGCTTCCAGGACATCAAGCCGATGAGAGACCAGATCATCCGGGTGAAGAGATACGAGAGGGTGCCTATGATCCTGGTGGGAAACAAGGTGGACCTGGAAGGGGAACGAGAGGTGTCTTCCGGGGAAGGAAAGGCGCTGGCCCAGGAATGGAGCTGCCCTTTTATTGAAACTTCAGCCAAAAATAAAGGCTCGGTCGACGAACTATTTGCAGAAATAGTCAGACAGATGAACTATTCAACTGTTCCCAGTGGTGGCAACCAGTGTTGTTCATGTGTCCTGCtctaa